The window gtgggcattcgcgattggattagatcggagcgacgcaaccaaaacttagaagcggaggaaggcgaagaggaagagattgaagatttgatagcaagtggaccggaccaaatggaagactttgaagatatcttcatggccgaatatgatatgggaaaaattaaccaaatgattgagaattggtgattttattattctactatttctttgcaactcatgtattatttgcaagttaaaaaaaactacaacttgcaaataaatgttatccaagaatgaataaaatatatggctcattgagctttcttctatttacttgtgttcatgtttttacttatattaagttaggaatatacctaaaatatactaagaatatacttataatatacatctacttaaattaaaaactagaaagttatatacttgaaaaataactaaaatatactaagaatatacttatagtatatagtatacatacatacatacatacatacatatatatatatatatatatatatatatacgtatatgttgtattgctgacttgctgttagcctgttagtcagtaaatatataaactttacttataaactcatataacatatgtaaatatacctacaatatactaataaatactataatatatatatatatatatactatacaaaaaacaaaaaaaaaaagaggttttggacgtgtttgaaccggaccggttccggtttcgggTTTTtaaccggtggccggttccggttttttaaccggaaaccggccggcttgttaaccggttaccggtccggttcaaaccggttaacaggtttagcgtttgtttatgcaatttgcacagaatttcaacttcaactttatatgatgatttcaaatctcaaattctccagaaagcatgatttgggattccaaatcatgttcaaattttttaaaatgtaaaacttgagccataagtttatattttgtaaaaaaagattcataagttagtaaatatattttttaaatgtaaaCCTTGACTCAAAGTAACAATGTTGGTTCGTATTCTCGGTCATGTGATCGATCAGAATATATGCTCGAGGTGAAGAGATTGTCCGTACCATGtggaaggattatattaaagagtagttacagtACTACgactcatgttcaattttcttttttattgaactaaagttcgattaatagatgttgtattttttaggaAAGACCTTTtggtagcgtattaattttgtaataaaatatgataattttcaaaattttcaaaatttatgGGTTTTTTTAAGGTTTAtgaaaaaaaatataacttaagaaatctAAATTGCATGTTCAAACAAAACTTCAATTTTTAAATCAATCTGATTCTAAATCACTCATTTCATAtgatgatttcaaatcatgtccaaatgaGGCCTTGTAGTACTCCACAGTAGCAAGGAGTAGTTTTTCTAAAACAGCTACACTATCGATAGTACTTTTGTTTCTTGGTAAGTGCTTTTGATGCTAATGTTGAGGTTTGTCAAACTTTGGGGTTTTTGATCCTCTACTGTAAATATTTTTCCTGGTAATAAAATGTCTAattactaaaaaaaatattattattcgCGCATCCAGTGGATTCTAGTgctaataaaattaaaataattttaaagttAAAGCCACTTCATTCTTCAACTAATCACAGTTACTATTGTCTCATCTTTGAATGGTGAGTAAAGAAGAGTGAGTGTATAACATGCATACCAATCAAACTACATTCAGAGACTTTTAGTTCAATCATATCTTTGTGGTTAGTTGGTTATGTCGTATTTGTCCTTGGCAACAACTAAGCTTCATCTTGACATATAAAATTATTGTATTTAATTTATTTGAGAAAAAAGGGGTCCAAATTTACACATCATCTTTTGACtatattttaatttaatattACCCTTAAATTGAAGCTTCTTGAGGAATCAACGGcgaagaattaaaaaaaaaatatcgaaCGGCGAAAGAACAATTAAATCATATCTAACATAGAGCGAGATTATTTGATTCCTAATACTCCAtccgtcttaatttatgtgatatagtttgattaggtatgaagtttaaaaaagaattaaaacttttaaaatttgCGGTCTAAAACAAACCACATATATTTGTATGGCTATAAATAATTTCACTAAAGATAAAAAAGTAAATTTTAAGctatattatttttaaatatagaaatgtattatCTGATTTgaaacaaacaaaaagaaaatatatcACATTTGACCCATTTCCTACGGTTATTGTTTGGAAAGAGGACATTTATGTGATGAGTACACATATCTTGATATATTTGTATTTTCTCAATTTCACCAACAAATTAAAGTAATGCTTCGAATTAAGAGTAAGTTTCCCAGTAAAGAAACATCTAGTTAATTAGTCCTTCCACTATTGTCTATTTCTTCGAGTGAATTCCACTTTAACccctaacatttaagggttggAAAATGATATCCCCCTCACATATTGAATGGGACTAATAACTTCCCTATTCAATATTTTCTGGTGGGAATaagtaattaattttaaaaaataaataataagtcACTAAACTAGACATTGAAACGAGATTTAATCTTTGTTAAATCTTACCTATATTTTTCCCTATACGTCCAAGTTTAGAatctttcctctctctctctctctctctctctctctctctctctctctctatatatatatatatatatatatatatatatatatatatatatatatataactttacccccctaacatttaagggttgggAAACGATGCCCCCCTCACATATTGAATGGGAACGATAACCCCCCTATTCAATATTTTTCGGTGAGAATAAGTaattaatttcaaaaaaaaaaaaaaaagccactaAACTAGACATTGAAACGAGATTTAATCTTTGTTAAATCTTACCTATATTTTTccctatatatatatgtccaagTTTCGAATCTttcgtctatatatatatatatatatatatattaaaacacaAAATTTGGTGGACTGGAAACAAAAGAGAAGATAATTCAATTGTTTATATAAAATAGTGCTTAGTAGTAATTATTAAATTTATCAATATATCTTACGACAAGTAACAAGAGAAAGTTTCTATTTATATTTTGGACGAATTCAAATCACGACTAAAATCatatatgatattattttgaTTAAACGTAAGATactaaatgaaaaagaaaataattaaaatatcatagtAAGAAAAACTGAATGAGAAAAGGGTTAgagaaatatgtgtgtgtgtgtctctctatatatatatattcattatgaattaaatataaagataaaatcaaataatattttaaaagATTTAATTTGTTACCTTTAATTTCACAGAAATATCGTTAATTTGAGTATATTATATTGAAAATTAGATGATATTTGACATTTTGTTATGACAATGTACTCAAACAAGCGATATCACAATTTAACATAGATTAGTGTCTTTTAATATCGTTTGCTCGCGTGGGTACTAATACTAGACTGTATTTATATTGTATAATAATTAAGATCTTGGCAATCTagtaccccccccccctccctcccaCCCCAAAAAAAAGCGAACGAAATGTAGCTTGAAATTTATTAATAGATTTTTTCAAGTAGTTGTTACACATTATTTTCAGAAGAATAGGTGAATGAGACAATAATAAGAgttatatattatttaattttagaaagaaaaagagaaaaaagaccTTTATTGAAAACAAAAGATTCTCACCGGAAAATATTGGATAAGGGGCTATCGTTCTCATTCACTATGTGAAGGGGTATCCTTTTCCGGCCTTTAAATGTTAGGAGGATAAAGTGAAATTCACTCTATTTCTTGCCTTTAAATGTTAGGAGGGTGAAGTGTGATTCACTCTATTTGGTCTGCCCTTTTTCGTACGTACGTATCTTCCTGACGTCCTTTCCCTAGTTGTTTTCCTGCCTTTGTCTCTCTTCTTTCATGCAAGGATTTCTTGAGATATTTTAGAATGgacttgtcataaaaaaaaaaaaaggggtacaACATGACAATGAAAACTCATAAGCGCAGATCTGAGCAAGTATAATGTGATGGACCTATGACATATAGAAAAAACTCAAAATGGAAATTTCCTagatattttttcttttctttgacaCAGATTTTTTCCCTATGTTGAGAAGGGTTAATTTCCACGTAATGTTTGGTGTTCTCTTGTTTACCATGGTTATTTTTAGGTTTGATATAAACTTGATCAGTACGGATAAGATTTACCTTTACTTTATACCCATTAACTACAATCAATATACTACAACTGCCGTGATTTATTTACTCCCCCAACTTTGTTTATCAGAGCTTGATTTATGCGCTTAAACTTAGCCCTGGAAGGTTCAAGTTGAACACTGATGGTTGCAGCAAAGGAAATCCAAAAAATTCAGGAGGGGGATCTTCTAAGGGATGACAATAGTCAGTTGATTATGGCTTACTCAGAATACTATATGGAGAATGCTCTAATAATGTAGCAGAATCCAAGACCATTATATTCTCTATGGAATCCGATGGTACACTACAAATGAATTCAGGAATGTGGATATTGAATCTGACTCTATGATCATCATCAACATGATCAATATCAAAATAATGTCAATATAGGCACATTCTGCATTTCACAAGCCAGATcaacaacttgaagaaataaggcAACTTCAAGTTCCATCATTGCTACAGGGAAGTAAAATAATCTTGCAGATGAGAGACAAAAACAAAATTCATTCTTCACAGAGAATTTGACCCTACCTAATGGGGCTAAAAACTGGTTGAAGAATGACATAGAAGGAATCCCACGGACTACGAGCTCAAAGGAAGGCCTTTACTTTTGATAATGATTAAATAAGCTTGGATTTTTTGGTTTGGTGATATGTATAATGCTCTTCTGGTAATTAAGGAACTTGGAAGTTTCTGATGTCTAATCCCATGTACTCTATTACTGGGACCTTTTCGAACAAGGATGAATTGTTCATCCTTATTTCTCAAAGTGGCTTGGACAAAAATCCAATACACCGGCTTTGTATTTTTATTACAATTAATACATAGATTAGGCAATGCCTAATCACCACGAATGgtgattattttttttattttaaaatacatAGATTTTTGTAATAGtgaatatttttaaatttaaatttaaattaatccACAGATCTTTAGATTTAAAGTAACTTTTGGATCAATTAAAAGGCCATCAAAATGATCCAAGACATGTAAATAAATAGTTTAGTTTATGTAATGGTTTTTCACACTATCAAATCATCCTATATATAAACAAGCTCTCCTTAAAATATGTAAATATTTATAATCTTGAAAATGAGGCATGTTACTTATTATAACATTGAAAAGCTAGTGAACTGATGGTGTAAATCCATGGTATATTTATAACTTAAACTCTACAATGAAAATAGTGATAGATCCCTACTTGTATTTGGGATACAAAGTACAAACAACTTAGAATAGATTGTATCCCTATTACAAGTACACAATATCAAATACCATTAATATATGTTCTTAATGCTACTGATGGATGAAGCTAATTAAGTAGATTCCATAGGTCAATATCAGCGGAAaagtcatcccaattaccactTTGTCCTTGTTGCATGGGTGGTGAAATTTCCTCATGCAACAAACTTTGTAACATATTTTCTTCATCAAAGCTCCCAAATGCTTCTGCTTCTTCCTCAGTTTCATTGCAATTTTCCAGTAAACTTGTCCACCATTGAACTCCCTCGTCTACCGACGTCGTTTCACCTGTTGGCTTCTCACAAATATTTAGTATTTCATTGTTGTGTGCGTTTTTATCTACTGTGTTTGTGATACTTTTGTTGCTGCAAAAAGAAACATTCTTTGCACTACTTGATGTGAAGGTTCGAGGTCGAGGTCTTAGTATGGTGTTTTCTGTGATCTTGAGGGCATTATTGTACTTTCTCTCTTGTCGATGAGGAGCAGTTAACTTCCTCTGTAGGTGTGTGTTCCAGTAGTTTTTGACATCGTTTGCTGTTCTTCCCGGAAGTCTACCCGCGATGAGTGACCATCtaattaagcaaaaaaaaaaaaaaaatatatatatatatataaaaatacatAACATCAAAGACAACTTTCTATGCATAATGACTAGTATTTTAAACATGATATGGTATTTCTTTGGTTTGTAAAATATCTGTTCAAAATCTCTTAGACTTATTATTGGTAATAATCTTAAAGATTTTATTTCTATAAATATGGTTAATTAATATATTACCAAAAATGAAGATACTTTTAATagaggggtaattttacaaagagccgTTAtaagatggttgttgttgttataggtaaAAGGTTATTATAGAgaggtaaaatataacataaaaaatcgattCCGAGAAAAACTTGATTGTTATAGTAAGGAGTTGTTATATAAGGATGGTGTCATAAAGAGACCTAACCGTAGTTATCTTTAAATCTTATAAGTAGTGTTAAAGATATCATGCCTTCCTATAACATAGTAATTTTAAATCCACCTCTATATTAGTAAAGTGTTTGAAAATGAACTTGCCTGTTGCCTAAGAGCTTATGAAGCCTCAAGATAAGATCAACTTCCTCAGAAGAGAAGTCACCTCTCTTTATATGTGGCCTTAGATAATTCAGCCACCTCAGTCTACAACTCTTCCTGCATCTATTTAGACCTGCACATATTCACATATATCAGACATATGCACATACTCTTATCTAGTGGAATAATATAAGTTATACTCAATCGTACTTCTCTTCTAGAGAGTATAGTATCAGAATTATTATTACCAGCTCTAATGGGAACTTGATGCCATTTTCCTTCACCGTACTTTTGAATGCATTTTCTCAAAAGAAGATCTTCTTCTTCAGTCCATGCACCTTTCCTCACTCCAGATGATTTAGTAATAGTAACACTAGTATTCATCATGATACGGGTCACACTGCAAAATGACGCCAAAAGGGCAAAAAAAACGAACTCCAATGATTGAGGATAGGCAAAGCACGTGACTTAAAGTTAAAATATATCTTCCCTCTTTTTTAATCTAAGGGTCCGGTTGGACATGAATTTATTTCCTTTTTAGGCAAAAAAGTATTTTTAATTTTAcgatattaaattaaaaatacttTCTTTATTTCAAATTATGTGAGACTTTTCGTTTTATCAAAGTTAAACAAAATTTTGACCGCGATTCATTCTtatgccctttaaatattttaaaattgttaattattgttaCTAATATATAGTAgaatactttttatgtagtttctaaagaTGGAAATTATTTTCAAAAATCATAAAGCTTGCATGTCCGAGTTTATAGCCAAAATAAAGAAATTTGACTCTTGAAATCCGAACCTTGTCACATAAATGAGACGAAAGGAGTATATATGTAATGTACcaaatattctttaaatatttTAGTAAAATTTTGAACTCTAGAAAGGTACTTATCAAATATAAAGAGTAAGACGCTAACATTAAAAGGAATAAAATAGTAAAACACGAATAGAAAAGACCTTAGTGTGTTGGCCTGCTTGTTGTGGTGGGTGTGGCTTGTTCCTTCCTCAACTTTATTAAAAGTCATATTTGAGGCTCACTATATAGAGAGGATTGGAAAGTAGAAGCCCCCAAAAGAACGGGACGTGGACGGATGTTAATCACGAGTGAGGGTTTCATGCAAAGTGCCATTTTGTAATAAATAGCCCTGTCCTTCTCAACCTAAAGGGTCCATATCTGTTAAGCCCCTTACCTCTCTTCGTGGCATTATGCACTAGACACTACTGCTCTATTGTCCCCTTCACTGTTGCGGGTGTTATTTACTTTGTCTCGTTTGGTAGCATGTATAAGATTTATATTGAACGATGGCGGAGTCAATTGTGACACCCTTCGACAAAAGATTtcactgtatatataaggttaaaattatttttttatatacatatagtagatGTTGGGATACAGAAAGTGAGGCCAAGATGTTTCGAACATGTACAGGGGAGATCACGGATGCCCCAATGCAGAGGTGTGA is drawn from Lycium barbarum isolate Lr01 chromosome 8, ASM1917538v2, whole genome shotgun sequence and contains these coding sequences:
- the LOC132606874 gene encoding transcription factor MYB1-like — translated: MTFNKVEEGTSHTHHNKQANTLSVTRIMMNTSVTITKSSGVRKGAWTEEEDLLLRKCIQKYGEGKWHQVPIRAGLNRCRKSCRLRWLNYLRPHIKRGDFSSEEVDLILRLHKLLGNRWSLIAGRLPGRTANDVKNYWNTHLQRKLTAPHRQERKYNNALKITENTILRPRPRTFTSSSAKNVSFCSNKSITNTVDKNAHNNEILNICEKPTGETTSVDEGVQWWTSLLENCNETEEEAEAFGSFDEENMLQSLLHEEISPPMQQGQSGNWDDFSADIDLWNLLN